From the Leguminivora glycinivorella isolate SPB_JAAS2020 chromosome 21, LegGlyc_1.1, whole genome shotgun sequence genome, the window CAAAACTGCAGGTAACTGCCgtctatataattattatgtattagGGTTACCTGTAAGGATAGTTGCTAAttgacaataaataaaaataaattaataaataataaagaaatgttTGTTGTTCCTGTAGGTCGAGAACGCCGGGGCCGACGTAGGCCAGATCTCGATTATTATCTCATGCATAAACTGTTGAGGATTAAACAGTGTttcattttaattaatatttattcgtataatgttctatttctattttactGGAATATAATCTATTTAATATTCTTTTTTGAgtcactttttttaataaattatgtcaTTTTGTTCCTTAACCTATCTGAAGTATAGATACATATATGTCAGAGTTAATATGTCATgtcattgtttttaaaaaagtcTCTAAGTGATTCCAAATACCTAAGTTTAAATATAATACGCATGCATCTTTTTTGAAGGATAAATGTTGattcaacatacatacatacaatcacgcctgtatcccataaaggggtaggcagagcacatgaaactactaaagtctcagtgccactcttggcaattaaggggttaaaagaaaacgaaaattgtgacattgtagtgacaggttgccagcctctcgcctacgccacaattcaaCAATCAATTCAATCAATTTTTGATTCAACGTTTACGGAACTACCCCAGATTACCAATTTGCGACTCGCTGTACTCGATACGTGTGATCAAGGCAGAGGTGTAAATGAGTGTTAAATGGCGTTGTCTCCAGATGCGTGCGACGTGGAGCTGGTCCGGAGCCGGTGCGAGGAGTGCCGCCGGCCGGTGCGGGGGTGAGTCGCTCCCGCTCACTCCGCCCACAGTTCATGAACAGGTGCAGGTGTCTGTCTCCAGATGCGTGCGACGTGGAGCTGGTCCGGAGCCGGTGCGAGGAGTGCCGCCGGCCGGTGCGGGGGTGAGTCGCTCCCGCCCACTCCGCCCACAGTTCATGAACAGGTGCAGGTGTCTGTCTCCAGATGCGTGCGACGTGGAGCTGGTCCGGAGCCGGTGCGAGGAGTGCCGCCGGCCGGTGCGGGGGTGAGTCGCTCCCGCCCACTCCGCCCACAGCTGGTCCGGAGCCGGTGTGAGGAGTGCCGCCGGTCGGTGCGGGGGTGAGTCGCTCCCGCTCACTCCGCCCACAGTTCATGAACAGGTGCAGGTGTCTGTCTCCAGATGCGTGCGACGTGGAGCTGGTCCGGAGCCGGTGTGAGGAGTGCCGCCGGCCGGTGCGGGGGTGAGTCGCTCCCGCTCACTCCGCCCACAGTTCATGAACAGGTGCAGGTGTCTGTCTCCAGATGCGTGCGACGTGGAGCTGGTCCGGAGCCGGTACGAGGAGTGCCGCCGGCCGGTGCGGGGGTGAGTCACTCCGCGGTGCAGGGTTCCAGTCCTGGTAAGCGCATTTCCCTATTTGGAGTCATGTATGTATATACTTATActaatggcatttctacgacgcgaaacgaaaacgaaacgccgcgaaaggtagtctggctctgttgcgccaatacacaagagctatagagatagatctacgagcgtttcgtttcgtgagcgtttgtgtatttggctacgcacgcagAAGTCTTCTTGAGCTGACCATGGGACTCAGTAGTGTCTACGCTAAATGTTGGGTTAAGTGAATAATATTGATGAATGAATAATGCTGTTGTAGTTTCGAGTGGTGGTGCCTGGTGTGTGGGCTGCGCTGCGACGCGTGCGCGCGGCGGATGGCGCACCGCCCGCACTTCCTGCTGCGCGCGCCGCTGCACGCCACCCGGGTGAGGACACCCTCATACCATTCCATCATAGCGTTCGAGTGGTGGTGCCTGTGTGCGGGCTGCGCTGCGACGCGTGCGCGCGGCGGATGGCGCACCGCCCGCACTTCCTGCTGCGCGCGCCGCTGCACGCCACCCGGGTGAGGACACCCTCATACCATTCCATCATAGCGTTCGAGTGGTGGTGCCTGTGTGCGGGCTGCGGCGACTGCGCGCGGCGGATGGCGCACCGCCCGCACTTCCTGTTGCGCGCGCGCGCGGCCCTCATACCATTCCATCATAGCGTTCGAGTGGTGGTGCCTGTGGCGCACCATGGCCCCGCCCGCACTTCCTGCTGCGCGCGCCGCTGCACGCCACCCGGGTGAGGACACCCTCATACCATTCCATCATAGCGTTCGAGTGGTGGTGCCTGTGTGCGAGTTGCGCTGCGACGCGTGCGCGCGGCGGATGGCTACATataccgtaagtgcgttttcacattatccgatccgatatcggatgtcggaccgatatcccatacattacaggcgccatcttggattttttctattgaaatccttccgacatcctatatcggatcggataatgtgaaaacggcctaacaaCAGCGCTTGTACTTTAACACTGTCGGgcttaatttgttttttatcattcaGAAACGAAATGAACGTACTTGTCGCAGTAAGGCATTATTTAGCATTCCTAACAGTAGAACAAAATATGCACTGCATTCATATATAGGGCGCACATGTAAGCAATATAACGAAACTTGTATGGACGCAGATTTGTTTGGCAGTTCACTAAGACTCTTTAAAATTACCGTATATtctctattaaaataaaaaataattagtacctatattataagTATTCAGACTGTACTTCCATTTTGAATGAATTTCTCTTACACTTCTTAATGTATTTAACTACACAATCTATCATATAGTAGGTAATATACTTTAATACTCTTATTGTAACTCGATTTTTGTAAATTGGAGAACTATAggtctataattaattaaaattttggcaaTATAGCTAAGTTTACATATGCATATTGTATGACTGTTTGttctttaataaattaaaaaaaagaaacgtctgcgagctaTATTACATATAGGATttaggcctccgtggcgcagttggaagcgcgatggccccggcaaggccaaaggtcgcaggtttgagtcctgccgggggtgtgaatttttccatttttcctttaatttaaaaatatgtactgTCGGGCTTACTTCAGAAATAGGCACAGTTGACCGGGTGGGGCCAAAAGCGTGTATATTCAAAAATGCTAAGTGTACCGTTGCCTGTGGGTGTGCAGGAGCAGACGCGAGCGGTGGTGGCGGCCATCGCGCAGCAGCTCCGCGCCGAGGAGCTGTGGGCGCCGCGCGACGCCGTGCGCCACCTCGGCCCCGGCGGGTCTGTACCACACGCTGCTACTGCATGACTTTGCTAGGAGGCTCAGAGAGTGGAATGTTCATTTTACCTCTGACACACTATGTTTGCCCTCTCCGGCCACACGTTGTGTGTTGCCGCCGTCGCCCCCCCCCCCGCCGGCCCCCTcgcgccaaaaaaccgacaaaatagggcgcggtgggcatgacgagtagcgcggccacactatgcctctgcctaaTACATCCCTCGCTACTTCCCACGCCTCTTGTCGAGTGTGTGACAGAGGTATATTGTCTTATGAACGGATAATATCCAAAATGAGGTTTTAGATTACGCTTACACGCTTCGTGTGCCAAGTTAGGTTAGAGTGAGTTTAATGTGAGTATGTCCCAGGGAGGATCTGTGCCTGGAcgcgggcgcgggcgaggaGCCGCTGGTGAAGGCGGAGCCGGGCTCGCCGCGCGCCGACCCGCTGCTGCGCGACTCCGACGAGCACGACTCCGACCGCGCCGACCCGCACCACCCCGCCGCCGCCCGGGACCGCCGCGCCGGCCACAGCGCCCGCTCCGACTGGGGACACGCGGACGCGACGCTCGACCTACCGGATTTACACCTTCGCGCCGACTCCGACGACCACGACTCTGACCGCGCAGACCCGCACCACACCGCCCGGGACTGCCACGCCGGCGACAGGGCCCGCTCCGACTGGGGACACGCGGACGCGTCGCTCGACCTTCCGGACTTACACCTTCGCGCCGACTCCGACGACTACGACTCTGACCGCGAAGACCCGCACCACACTGGCGCCGCCCGGGACTGCCGCGCGCTGCCCCGCGCCGGCCACAGCGTCCGCTCCGACTGGGGACACGCGGACGCGTCGCTCGACCTTCCGGACTTACACCTTCGCGCCGACTCCGACGACTACGACTCTGACCGCGAAGACCCGCACCATACCGCCGCCCGCGgctcgcccgcgcccgcgccccgcACGACGCACGCGCCGCCTGAGCCTCACGCCGGCGACAGTTACCACTCCGACTGGGGACACGCGGACACGTCGCTCGAAGTTCCGGACTTACACCTTCGCGCCGACTCCGACGACCACGACTCCGACCCAGGCGACCTGGAATACCTCAAACGAGACTCCGTTGTGGAAAATCCGACGAACTCTGATCTAGATCCACTGAGGGAAACGGTCGACTTCCGACCGAATAAAGAATTAGAAAAACTAGAAAACCGGTCGCCGAATCAAGATAAAAATACACACAGGCAGTACAAGCGCAAACCTAAACCCTGGCGCGAAAACCGGACCAGCTTCGAGCTCAACCCGCagccgccggcgccggcgccggccgaGCTGGCCCGCGAGCCCATCGACTACCACCCGTCCAGCGACTGCGCGCCGCTCGCGCTGCCGGCGCTGGCGACCTCGCCGGGGAGTGGTTCGGCCGCGCCGGCGCCGGTGCGGGCCCGGCCCCGGTCCCGGTCCCCGGATCCGGCCCCGGCCCCGCGCTCGTCGGAGCGCGCCCTCGACCGCCACGCGGAGTGGACCCCCTCGGGACGCCTGCGCGCCCTCTGGCGCCGCGACGGGAAGGGCGCCGCCTCCGAGGCCGACAAGGTGAGCCATTTGTGTCGAACTGATTATACCTAAAGCATGCTTCTTTATTCAAATTTCAAAGTccaagtttttttatattttatatatttacgaTCAGGTGAAGACAGTATAGTTCAAAACATGGATCCCTCTAATCTAATAACTACAATTCTAACTTGAGTATCGTCCCTCCTTTGCGATATGTTTTAGGGTCGAATGTAATTTCCGTAATAGACATTACTAAAGTTGTATCTTCGGAGTCGCTGTTGTAGTAAAAATTGATTGTAAAAATAAATGGGATGACATTGACATTGATATCTCCTGGGTTACTTAATAGTAAGTTTGTGTGCAGGacagcgccgccgccgccgcgcccggcCGGCGGGCCCGCGTGCGCACGCGCGGCGGCGTGAGCCGGCACGCAGCCGCACTCACGCGTCACGCGCAACACGAACAGGAGCCCGCCGACAGCGACAAGCACGACATCGATCCTCACAAAACCAAAACACTACGAATTCAACTTAAAGTGAAAAACAGcgcggtgccgccgaacaaaATCAAAGTGATCAGCAGGAAGTTCTTAGaagaaaacaatataaaacttatCGTAAAACAGAAACCCACAGGGGAAAATGATAACCCGAAAACCGAGCGCATCGACGCAACAAACAGAGATGAGAGTCATTCATAAGAGTTACATTTTGCTGGATTTTTAGAAACGCGAGTTTCATGATCAAGGTACAGTTAGGTTATTGACAGCGGGTAGGTGATGCTGCGCACGCAGCTCCTAACCTTATTGTACGGCTCATACTTCGCACTACTTTACCGCCCTTATCAATCCatcaattatatttatttcagacGGATAAGTCCataatttttaaccgccttccaaatctcaaaggaaggggttatcaagtcgtctgtatgttttttttttatgtttgttcctcgatatctccgtcgttactagaccgattttgaatttttttttttgattgaatgtatatgcatacagattggtcccatttttcttagaacccagttctgatgatgggatcctggagaaatcgagggaactcctcaaatctgaaagccatacatatagtgatttttgtgtttttaaaggaacagcatgcatttacgtacggaacagtgacatttggtgcagtggaactcctgatgatggtcagaatggaactcctcaaatctgaacggcacacttatagtgactttggtatttttataagaacaacatgcacttacatccagaacagtgatatttggtgcagtggaattgctgatgatggtcagaacggaactcctcaaatctgaacggcacacttatagtgactttggtatttttataagaacagcatgcacttacgtccagaacagtgacatttggtgcagtggaactgctgacgaagagtgagccgcccctggttagagttccgttctgataatcgttctcatctgtaagtagttcagaatcatccagatttcaaaattggttcagaaatgacggagatatcgaataacaaacattaaaaaatatacagacgaattgataacataatctaacatttggaagtatttatcaccagaatcccaaaggaaggcggtttttttttcttaaaaattatgttagtATACATTACATCATCAACATTACAAACTTATCACTATGGTAAGTAacatagtaggtacataaattcaattaaattaaaaacaaaacgattaaaaaacatttcataatattaattttaattagttaTGTAAAGTACTAATACGGCAAGGTAGTACTTTACCTTTGCTGTTTGCCTATGTTCAAAATGGTAAATGTTGACGACCCAAAAGAACTAACTGGCACGTGTATTtgtaatacaaatatatacattataGTCGTCATTATAAGTATTGTTACTCACTCGTCTCCCGAGCGGAGGAACTTGTTCCTCTATGGCACAGGTGATGCCAGTAGGTAAGGTTTACTTTAGTGTCTATTCtattgaactcttacctaagATAATTCTCTCTtcctttaaataaatacaaattatgCTTCTTGTCTATAGTTTATATGTCAAAGAGCTAGCATAACTATCAAATATAAGCAGACGCACCTCCCGTTTATTGCGCACTTAGGTTATTAGAAAAGAAGAAACGGATATATGTCGCGGGATAATTGCTGCCTGTTGTGCCAGCTAAATTGTTATTAGtcttaacaaaatattgtttCGAAAATTATGATTGTAAATATATTTCGAatagttttaaatttattctacaccgtgtccaataagtccgaatactcacattttacctcagttctaaagatatagggatcacaggccataaaattcttatttaaactaaagagtatattcctcttaataaaatacaaccacaaagtacatgaaatttccgaagtgtctaagaaaaacaaagaggtaaagtgccaacaaaatacttgctcggcacgcaggtgacgagttatttttcataaggagaatctgtatgtgataaaacagatgccacgtgtccaaaataaactattatgggtaccgaggatagataacgttccgggcaactagaaaaatgtgcctagattccagagctcaccatcggcccaggtgtgggatgcagtatgtaagcgaggtaaactaccttcagtacttacagataaaagcgttaaaatcaacgtttttttctttaaaaccaaggttttggagaaaaaaatgccttaaagttaaaaaggatgcttgggaatgagtatcatgtgtcccaacaagacgcacctccagcacattcggcaaatggtattctagcgtagtttcagactaatttggcagttttttatccgaaacatgagtggccacccaggcctccaggtttaggtgtattagactattttgtatggtcatacatgctttgaagactaaatttttataaaatcataaacctagatcatttcaaaaaggttatcgagagtatttgggatgaaatgtgaagaaaacggtgcgtgccgcgtgtgatccgtttgagaagcgtttgaggctggtaaacaagttaatgctggagttattccaaaacatttgttgtgaatgtagtaaataagagtgtcattcataaaatataataataatgtagtaactatttgttcattttgttttattggctatttgtgctgtattcaaacttattggacacggtgtatgtaTTGTTAAGTATTGAATATTGTTGAATatttcttaaattttttttttaaatgcccttGCAGCACTGGTgcagcgctggtggcctagcggtaagagcatgcgagATCGAAATctggaggtcgcaggttcgaaccccggctcgtaccaatgagtttcggaacttatgtgcgaaatgtcatttgatattttatttgccagtcgcttttcggtgaaggaaaacatcgtgaggaaaccggactaattccaataaggcctttacccttcgggttggaaggtcagatggcattcGCTTTCGTAtaactagtgccttcgccaaatcttggaattagttgtcagagcgaaccccaggctcccatgagccttgGAAAATGCCggcataacgcaaggaggatgatgatgtctCCCGAGCGGAGGAAAATCAAATCATACTTTAGTATAAGCCATGTGATTTATatttaagaaatcaatattttgtattaaacatatatattattattctaGTTTTTCTTTTTCATAAAAATGTGTTGAAATCCtattataattaattcaatGTCGTTATTAATAGTATGTTTTTCTACGGAGTAGCTCGGTTTTGAGACAATCTGTAGGTACTACGTCGTGTCTAATTTACACCTGCCGGCGAAGCCGCATGGCTACTTATCGTCGACGCCAGGCGCCGACAgcaacgcagtctggctctgtcgcgccaacaacgtacgcaagagcgatagagatagatcgcTACGAaacatatattatcgtgagcgtttatgcatttggctacgtaccctgatgaTAGAaagcgttttttttaaatagttccttttacatacaatacaatacaatactttatttataacatCGAGTTACAGGTCAAAATACATTCAAGTACATgttctaataaaaatacaatacattaagtacgtacttaaattaaatgtaaGTAAGTAACTCATTGGATAGGAAGCTCGTAAAATTCGTCCAATGAGTAAAACGTTTGGTCAAGGAGCCATCTACGTAGTTTTCT encodes:
- the LOC125237504 gene encoding uncharacterized protein LOC125237504 isoform X1; translated protein: MPPRCVYLECKTEVLKCTKSIFRFPIKKPKLLEEWIKNCGNPKLAKYPVAALRNKYVCIDHFDEKFIKSTGVQRKRLTRDAVPRPYEWDASKLFTDLPAESTTEEYQTSSGGGRYRKVPVRAEDLCLFEDYMLAEETSEPTPEREPRLQVQVPSRFYTKQTKPHKTADACDVELVRSRCEECRRPVRGFEWWCLVCGLRCDACARRMAHRPHFLLRAPLHATRVRTPSYHSIIAFEWWCLCAGCAATRARGGWRTARTSCCARRCTPPGEDLCLDAGAGEEPLVKAEPGSPRADPLLRDSDEHDSDRADPHHPAAARDRRAGHSARSDWGHADATLDLPDLHLRADSDDHDSDRADPHHTARDCHAGDRARSDWGHADASLDLPDLHLRADSDDYDSDREDPHHTGAARDCRALPRAGHSVRSDWGHADASLDLPDLHLRADSDDYDSDREDPHHTAARGSPAPAPRTTHAPPEPHAGDSYHSDWGHADTSLEVPDLHLRADSDDHDSDPGDLEYLKRDSVVENPTNSDLDPLRETVDFRPNKELEKLENRSPNQDKNTHRQYKRKPKPWRENRTSFELNPQPPAPAPAELAREPIDYHPSSDCAPLALPALATSPGSGSAAPAPVRARPRSRSPDPAPAPRSSERALDRHAEWTPSGRLRALWRRDGKGAASEADKDSAAAAAPGRRARVRTRGGVSRHAAALTRHAQHEQEPADSDKHDIDPHKTKTLRIQLKVKNSAVPPNKIKVISRKFLEENNIKLIVKQKPTGENDNPKTERIDATNRDESHS
- the LOC125237504 gene encoding uncharacterized protein LOC125237504 isoform X2, whose amino-acid sequence is MPPRCVYLECKTEVLKCTKSIFRFPIKKPKLLEEWIKNCGNPKLAKYPVAALRNKYVCIDHFDEKFIKSTGVQRKRLTRDAVPRPYEWDASKLFTDLPAESTTEEYQTSSGGGRYRKVPVRAEDLCLFEDYMLAEETSEPTPEREPRLQVQVPSRFYTKQTKPHKTADACDVELVRSRCEECRRPVRGFEWWCLVCGLRCDACARRMAHRPHFLLRAPLHATREQTRAVVAAIAQQLRAEELWAPRDAVRHLGPGGEDLCLDAGAGEEPLVKAEPGSPRADPLLRDSDEHDSDRADPHHPAAARDRRAGHSARSDWGHADATLDLPDLHLRADSDDHDSDRADPHHTARDCHAGDRARSDWGHADASLDLPDLHLRADSDDYDSDREDPHHTGAARDCRALPRAGHSVRSDWGHADASLDLPDLHLRADSDDYDSDREDPHHTAARGSPAPAPRTTHAPPEPHAGDSYHSDWGHADTSLEVPDLHLRADSDDHDSDPGDLEYLKRDSVVENPTNSDLDPLRETVDFRPNKELEKLENRSPNQDKNTHRQYKRKPKPWRENRTSFELNPQPPAPAPAELAREPIDYHPSSDCAPLALPALATSPGSGSAAPAPVRARPRSRSPDPAPAPRSSERALDRHAEWTPSGRLRALWRRDGKGAASEADKDSAAAAAPGRRARVRTRGGVSRHAAALTRHAQHEQEPADSDKHDIDPHKTKTLRIQLKVKNSAVPPNKIKVISRKFLEENNIKLIVKQKPTGENDNPKTERIDATNRDESHS